The sequence CGGCGCCAGCCGCCTGCAGAATATCTCGCAGGTGCTGTCCGTGCCGGTGGCGTTCTTCTTCGAGGGCGCGCCCTCGATGAACACTGAGGCCGGCGGCTTCGCCGAGGACGCCTCGCCGGCCTATGTCTCGGATTTCCTGGCCTCCTCGGAAGGTCTGGCGCTGACCCGCGCCTTCCTCAAAATCGCGGATGCCAAGGTCCGGCGCCGCATTGTCGACCTTGTCGAGGCATTGGCGGAGCCCACGCCGGCGACCTGAACGGTGCTGTCGCCCGTTCTGTTTTCCGAACGATTCCGACGTTAAAACCTTGACCGTCCCGACCGCGCTTGCAAAAGATGCGCGGCCGGGCGCGGGTTTAGGCGCCGGTCGACAATCGAGGAGCCGACTCGTGTCCCGCCAAGCCTATCTGTTCACCAGCGAATCCGTTTCCGAAGGCCACCCGGACAAGGTGTGCGACCGCATCTCCGACGAGATCGTCGATGCCTTCTTCAAGCATGGTCCGGAATTCGGCTGGGACCCGAGCCATCTGCGCGTCGCCGCCGAAACGCTCGCCACCACCAACCGCGTGGTGATTGCCGGCGAGACGCGCGGCCCGGCGCAGCTGACCAAGGATTTCCTC comes from Ancylobacter polymorphus and encodes:
- a CDS encoding helix-turn-helix domain-containing protein, whose amino-acid sequence is MTKKSPNPVDKHVGSRVRMRRMMVGMSQEKLGESLGITFQQIQKYEKGTNRIGASRLQNISQVLSVPVAFFFEGAPSMNTEAGGFAEDASPAYVSDFLASSEGLALTRAFLKIADAKVRRRIVDLVEALAEPTPAT